The proteins below are encoded in one region of Neofelis nebulosa isolate mNeoNeb1 chromosome 17, mNeoNeb1.pri, whole genome shotgun sequence:
- the MEAK7 gene encoding MTOR-associated protein MEAK7, with protein sequence MGNSRSQSGPRFCSQFLPEEQAEIDGLFDALSSEKQRPDTSPRSFSLKALKSHLGEALPPEMVTRLYDGMRSLDLPGKAKGPSESVSREQFTMFMSHLLKGSSEEKSLVIMKMISATEGPVKAREVQKFTEDLVGSVLHVLNYRQELRGWTQKMGPGPPPGVQVLAAQLFSEMELRGNKELPGPQQLDCDCDRAVIEDWVFRAPHVATFLSVVVHRGFLLPRLSLDLAPLVPEHHVDQERVFESILDVPSVIYVNAHLPREQRHRWHLLFSSELHGHSFAQLCGRITHQGPCVLLLEDRDGHVFGGFASCSWEVKPQFQGDDRCFLFSTSPRMAVYTSTGYNDHYMYLNHGQQTIPNGLGMGGQHNYFGLWVDVDFGKGHSKAKPKCTTYHSPQLSAQEDFWFEKMEVWAVSKAPGSQQAQRNRSILAVDPEAQALLEIIGRPRHSQGLQDAPEDE encoded by the exons ATGGGCAACAGCAGAAGCCAGTCGGGGCCGAGGTTTTGTTCACAGTTTCTCCCCGAGGAGCAGGCCGAGATCGATGGGTTGTTTGACGCTCTGTCATCGGAGAAGCAGCGCCCAGATACCTCCCCCAGGTCCTTCTCTCTGAAGGCACTAAAG agccacctagggGAAGCCCTTCCCCCGGAGATGGTCACAAGACTGTACGATGGCATGCGGAGCCTCGACCTGCCGGGGAAGGCAAAGGGGCCCAGCGAGAGCGTCTCCCGGGAGCAGTTCACAATGTTCATGTCCCACTTACTGAAGGGAAGCTCCGAGGAGAAGAGTCTTGTGATCATGAAAATGATTTCTGCCACAGAAGGTCCCGTGAAAGCGAGAGAAGTCCAGAAG TTCACGGAGGATCTGGTTGGCTCTGTACTGCACGTGCTAAACTACAGACAGGAGCTGAGAGGCTGGACCCAGAAGATGGGCCCGGGCCCCCCGCCCGGGGTGCAGGTGCTGGCCGCCCAGCTCTTCTCCGAGATGGAACTCCGAGGCAA CAAGGAGCTTCCGGGGCCTCAGCAGCTGGACTGTGACTGTGACCGAGCCGTGATCGAGGACTGGGTGTTCAGGGCCCCCCACGTGGCCACGTTCCTGAGCGTGGTCGTCCACAGAGGCTTTCTCCTCCCGCGCTTGTCCCTCGATCTGGCCCCCCTGGTCCCTGAGCATCACGTGGACCAGGAGAGGGTGTTTGAGAGCATCCTGGACGTGCCGTCGGTCATCTACGTCAACGCCCACCTGCCCAGGGAGCAGCGACACCGCTGGCACCTGCTCTTCTCGTCTGAGCTCCACGGGCACAGCTTCGCCCAGCTCTGTGGGCGCATCACCCACCAGGGCCCCTGCGTGCTGCTGCTCGAGGACCGTGATGGCCACGTGTTCGGTGGGTTTGCGTCCTGCTCCTGGGAGGTCAAGCCTCAGTTTCAAG GGGACGACAGGTGCTTCCTGTTCTCCACCTCCCCCCGCATGGCTGTGTATACCTCCACAGGCTACAACGACCACTACATGTACCTGAATCACGGGCAGCAGACCATCCCAAACGGCCTG ggCATGGGCGGACAGCACAATTACTTTGGGCTGTGGGTTGATGTCGATTTCGGGAAAGGACACAGCAAGGCCAAGCCCAAGTGCACCACGTACCACAGCCCTCAGCTGTCCGCCCAGGAGGACTTCTGGTTTGAGAAGATGGAGGTGTGGGCAGTGAGCAAGGCGCCGGGCTCGCAGCAG GCCCAGAGGAACAGGAGCATCCTGGCTGTGGACCCTGAGGCCCAGGCGCTGCTGGAGATCATCGGGCGCCCTCGCCACAGCCAAGGGCTCCAGGACGCCCCGGAGGATGAGTGA